The DNA segment ACTGCATGTGATATCGTGTTATGAAGCAAATAGAAATTGGACTATTACTTCAAAACATAACTACCGGTGTAATAGCCAATTTGTATTAAAACTTAATATTTAGTGTGGAGGATCATTTGTGAAAATGTTATGCTGCACTTATTTTCATAGTATTTACTATGATTTATAAACTTAAAATATTTGGTGTTTAATGTTATTTAGCTAACGAAAGGTAAAGAAAGGAGTGATTGTAAAGGATAATTGGTTAAAATTCTGTAACTTAGAAAAAGATTGTGGTCTCTCTAGTTTGGCTGCGTTGAATTAAATTATATGGCAGAGTTCAGTATCTGAATACTTCATTGCAAAAAAAATGGTTATTCGATATGGATGTCAGCCATCACTGTACAATATTGAAACTGGGAATTGGAATTACTCATTGATGTAGGTTGGTGATTCCCAATAACGAGTGGGTTACGATGGTACATTTTAACCTGAATACTTCCTTTTGAAGGTGTCTTTCACATTTTTAGGGCGTTTGATCTTGAAGCATGTAAGTCATGCATAGTTAAAGACAAATTTATCTAAAATAAAACTTATATATTATGAAAATTGCATACATAGGAACTTATCCTCCGCGTCAGTGCGGAATTGGTACTTTTACACAAGACTTGTACCACTCGATGGTTGGAACATTGGATAGAGTAAATGGAGCTAAAAAGAGTTTTATTATCGCAATGAACGACGAAAAGCAGCGCTATTCTTTTCCACCTGAAGTAAGGATGACCATTCGACAAGAATGTAAGTCTGACTATCTTAGCGCCGCTGAATACATTAACAATAGCGGAGCCGATGTTTGTATGGTGCAACATGAATTTGGAATTTTCGGAGGCCAAAGTGGTGTATATCTTCTTTCTCTTTTGGACAAGCTGGTTGTTCCTATTACGGTTACGTTGCATACCGTACTTCAGTCGCCTACCTTTATGCAACGTCATATAATGTATAAAATGGGGGAAGTGGCAGATAAAATTATTGTTATGAGCCATAAAGCGGTTTCGTTTTTGCTTCATATATATGATATTCCCAAGGAGAAAATTGAGTTGATTGAGCATGGTGTACCCGACCATCGTTTTAATAGGACTGACGTGAAAGCCGAACTGGGATTTAAGCAGAAAAAGGTATTGCTTACTTTTGGTTTGTTAAGTAGGAATAAAGGTATTGAAACGGCCATCAAGGCTTTACCGGCACTTGTAAAAAGACATCCAGAAGTGGTGTATGTGGTGTTAGGCAAAACGCACCCCAATGTTTTAAGAAGTTCTGGTGATGAATATCGAATAGCTTTGATGGAATTAATTAAGCATCTTGACCTAGAGAAGCATGTGATCATGGTGGATCGTTTTGTGAGTCAGGAAGAATTGTTTAAATACCTATATGCCTCAGATATCTATATTACTCCTTACTTGAGTAAGGCACAGATTACCAGTGGAACACTTTCTTTTGCTGTTGGGGCAGGTCTGGCTGTTGTCTCCACACCTTACTGGCATGCTGAGGAATTATTAGATCATGATAGAGGTAGGTTGTTTGATTTTAAAAGAGCAGATCAGTTGCGTGATATTTTGATGGAGTTGTTGGATAATCCAGATATCATGAGTCGTATTCGAAATAATGCCTTTAATTATGGAAAAGAAATCACGTGGCCTAAAATAGGTTCAAAATACAATCATTTGCTGCGAGCCATTATTGAAAATGCACCCAAAAAGAAATCCCGTA comes from the Saccharicrinis fermentans DSM 9555 = JCM 21142 genome and includes:
- a CDS encoding glycosyltransferase family 4 protein, which codes for MKIAYIGTYPPRQCGIGTFTQDLYHSMVGTLDRVNGAKKSFIIAMNDEKQRYSFPPEVRMTIRQECKSDYLSAAEYINNSGADVCMVQHEFGIFGGQSGVYLLSLLDKLVVPITVTLHTVLQSPTFMQRHIMYKMGEVADKIIVMSHKAVSFLLHIYDIPKEKIELIEHGVPDHRFNRTDVKAELGFKQKKVLLTFGLLSRNKGIETAIKALPALVKRHPEVVYVVLGKTHPNVLRSSGDEYRIALMELIKHLDLEKHVIMVDRFVSQEELFKYLYASDIYITPYLSKAQITSGTLSFAVGAGLAVVSTPYWHAEELLDHDRGRLFDFKRADQLRDILMELLDNPDIMSRIRNNAFNYGKEITWPKIGSKYNHLLRAIIENAPKKKSRRGVFDPDKLPPFSMEHVKRLSDHTGILQHAKFDIPNFNEGYCLDDNARALLMCLMAYQQFQDKDAQSLISIYLSYIHYMQNEDGSFHNFLAYDRHFLPEKTSEDAFGRTIWALGYLLGNAPDDATYQMGKTLFMKAVPHFKGLKSVRGVALVVIGIAAYLKSHSYDEGMIQILKDLSFELADAFDSHCTQEWHWFEDQLTYDNGILPLALLHAIRIVNDRRLREVAFKSMDFLSENTFIDGHLSTIGSDKWYKKGGERSQFDQQPIDTMAMVLMFRQAFDVTQERKYLQATFQSFLWFLGENDLGICLYDRSTHGCCDGLEEDGVNLNQGAESTLAYQISRLIVEDAYNEAVNENLIRRIEIGMQDELNSKYNKESHVD